One Chroococcidiopsis sp. TS-821 genomic window carries:
- a CDS encoding putative PEP-binding protein, with protein MEEIHWLEQIQPSQRTLVGNRALQLSQWRQRGYPVKLGFVVSSQVWRTLLAQLLSSTDTLLDAYLHLNVDDWQQLQQVAQKLRQALVAQASLVIDLSHTIATAAQHWTTLIWHPDLILPAGTPQNLQNVLESQVSTHHPTAIAQALLRTWSQLLSARNLFYWQRVGIDLQQLDVAILVQPLHNAIASGTLNCQTDKLEIQASYGLGLAIARGEVIPDFYLVDPKSGIVRSQKLGYKTIAYGVAHLPVPAGFIRHTSFNNQNDLQVYLLNTEQQQRYVLQQDLQRLIHLGQELIRITNSATICEWALEIEGEGIEPQLAIAQCRDSLVAGETHAQIMPAPSSALLQGLAAAPGRSIAPAYVVCDLQKTPHLPPGVIVVTTAIAPEWLPLLQHAAGFITERGGLTSHSAILARELGIPAVVNVAKATQILQTNDLIDLDGNQGEIHRLRGYQTRSHLMTTPRLLVPNNRSQAIRRQVNKSVTNYTVPIATQIFLNLSQHHLLDKVQNLPVDGLGLLRSELMVLNMLKGQSILGWLPQRQQELLELWQERIAQFARAFAPKPVFYRALDWRSPEFQVLSHPAISTGQIDSTSGYHSIVSYLQDPTLFDLELTALAGVRQAGYDNIHLLLPFMRTVEEFVFCRQRVERVGLTQSPQFQLWIMAEVPSVLFLLPEYVAAGVQGVSIGTNDLTQLLLGVDRDFEHLATFDARHPVVMRAIAQIIQQAKQAGIPCAICGQAPVLYPELIDSLVDWGITAISVEADAVEVTYQAIVRAEQRLLVKSARHQLQPEISKFATELPPENLEY; from the coding sequence GTGGAAGAGATACACTGGCTGGAGCAAATTCAACCTTCGCAGCGTACTTTAGTAGGCAATCGAGCATTACAACTGAGCCAATGGCGCCAACGCGGCTATCCAGTCAAACTAGGTTTTGTCGTATCGAGCCAAGTATGGCGAACGTTGTTAGCACAGCTTTTAAGTTCAACTGATACTCTACTAGATGCTTATCTTCACCTCAACGTCGATGATTGGCAGCAGCTACAACAAGTAGCACAAAAATTACGTCAAGCGCTCGTCGCGCAAGCATCGTTAGTTATTGATTTAAGCCACACAATCGCGACAGCCGCGCAGCACTGGACGACACTCATTTGGCATCCGGATCTCATTTTACCAGCAGGAACACCGCAAAACTTACAAAATGTTTTGGAATCGCAAGTAAGTACTCATCATCCTACAGCGATCGCCCAAGCTTTGCTACGCACTTGGAGTCAGTTATTGAGTGCGAGAAATTTATTTTATTGGCAGCGGGTTGGTATTGATTTACAACAACTTGATGTGGCTATCCTCGTGCAACCATTACACAATGCGATCGCTTCTGGAACACTCAACTGTCAAACTGACAAATTAGAAATTCAAGCAAGTTATGGATTAGGGCTAGCAATCGCTCGTGGTGAGGTAATTCCTGATTTTTACTTGGTAGATCCAAAATCGGGAATAGTGCGATCGCAAAAGCTGGGATACAAAACGATTGCTTATGGTGTTGCTCACCTACCCGTACCTGCAGGATTTATACGTCATACATCTTTTAACAACCAGAATGACTTACAAGTCTATCTACTCAACACCGAACAACAGCAACGATATGTCTTGCAACAAGATTTACAGCGATTAATTCATCTAGGACAGGAACTGATTCGTATCACCAATTCCGCAACAATTTGCGAGTGGGCGTTAGAAATAGAAGGCGAAGGCATTGAGCCGCAGTTAGCGATCGCGCAATGCCGCGATTCTCTGGTTGCAGGAGAAACCCACGCTCAAATAATGCCTGCACCATCTTCCGCATTGCTGCAAGGGCTAGCCGCTGCCCCAGGACGCTCGATTGCGCCTGCGTACGTTGTTTGCGATCTTCAAAAGACACCGCACTTACCACCAGGAGTTATTGTCGTCACAACCGCGATCGCACCCGAGTGGTTACCCTTACTACAACACGCTGCGGGCTTTATTACTGAGCGCGGTGGCTTAACTTCACATAGTGCGATTTTAGCTAGAGAACTGGGAATTCCTGCCGTTGTCAATGTAGCCAAAGCAACTCAAATCCTGCAAACCAATGATTTAATCGATCTTGATGGCAATCAGGGAGAAATTCATCGTTTAAGAGGGTATCAAACGCGATCGCACTTGATGACAACGCCTCGCCTTCTCGTACCAAATAACCGTTCTCAAGCAATTCGCAGACAAGTCAATAAATCTGTAACAAATTATACTGTACCAATCGCGACTCAAATTTTCCTCAACTTAAGCCAGCATCATCTCTTAGATAAAGTACAAAATCTACCAGTGGATGGCTTAGGCTTGTTACGGTCTGAGCTGATGGTATTGAATATGCTAAAGGGACAATCGATACTCGGATGGTTGCCGCAGCGCCAGCAAGAATTACTCGAACTTTGGCAAGAACGCATTGCGCAGTTTGCCCGCGCCTTTGCACCAAAACCAGTGTTTTACCGCGCGCTCGATTGGCGATCGCCTGAGTTTCAAGTACTTTCTCATCCAGCGATATCGACAGGTCAAATCGATTCTACCTCCGGCTATCATAGCATCGTGAGTTATTTGCAAGACCCCACGCTGTTTGATTTAGAACTGACCGCTTTAGCAGGTGTACGACAAGCAGGTTACGATAATATTCACTTGTTACTACCGTTTATGCGGACGGTAGAAGAATTTGTCTTTTGTCGGCAGCGAGTTGAGCGAGTCGGATTAACTCAATCTCCGCAGTTTCAACTGTGGATTATGGCAGAGGTACCATCGGTGTTGTTTTTGCTTCCAGAATACGTTGCAGCTGGAGTTCAAGGTGTTTCGATTGGTACCAATGATTTAACGCAGTTACTACTAGGAGTCGATCGCGATTTTGAGCATTTAGCAACTTTTGACGCCCGCCACCCTGTAGTCATGCGCGCGATTGCCCAAATTATTCAACAAGCGAAACAAGCAGGCATTCCTTGCGCGATCTGCGGTCAAGCACCTGTTTTGTATCCCGAATTAATCGATTCTTTGGTGGACTGGGGGATTACAGCAATCTCAGTAGAAGCCGATGCAGTAGAAGTGACGTATCAGGCGATCGTTCGCGCCGAACAACGCTTACTTGTAAAGAGTGCGCGTCATCAATTACAGCCAGAAATTAGCAAGTTTGCTACAGAATTACCGCCAGAAAATCTGGAATATTAA
- a CDS encoding sugar transferase has protein sequence MTSTTSLSINKLDLRAPVFTRFRRGTGVRWLRVISLMSLDAAMLYTAWHLAEKLGTPLDSPWNTAYNPFSILPIIATEIGLIAAKKLYDARQERRDYFNLVKALTIAHLLLLLAAFFYQPNGFVSRSTFVLSWVFSISLTFVARFAFDSTVEYVRKQGAVCYRTFIISRPEDREKANRLLARENCYKVLGWADVSALVADKDRLDATIEQICSLGVSEVFVCSWASIKSRMFLYWKLRNAGITLHILPIDVDLEGIQRNLELKMVGGLPALKLSPPLITGSDFLMKRCFDFICATSFVLLASPLYLLIALLIKIDSPGPIFYKQTRIGLHGKPFKVWKFRTMVVNAEKLQKELEAKNVNKDGILFKIKDDPRITRVGKFLRRYSLDELPQLFNVMFGEMSLVGPRPLPVRDVEKFSEHHFIRQEVLPGISGLWQVSGRSDITDFEQVIRLDVTYMENWSLWLDMQILLQTVMVIVGKKGAY, from the coding sequence ATGACGTCTACGACTTCCTTATCAATTAACAAATTAGATCTCCGCGCTCCCGTATTCACGAGATTTCGCAGAGGCACAGGTGTCAGGTGGCTGCGTGTCATATCATTGATGTCACTTGATGCCGCTATGTTATACACAGCATGGCACTTGGCAGAAAAGCTTGGCACCCCACTCGATTCTCCCTGGAACACGGCTTACAATCCGTTCTCGATTTTGCCAATCATAGCAACTGAAATTGGGTTAATCGCAGCTAAAAAACTGTATGATGCAAGGCAAGAGCGACGAGATTACTTCAATCTTGTCAAGGCGCTGACGATCGCGCACCTACTCTTGTTACTCGCAGCATTTTTCTATCAACCAAATGGCTTTGTTTCGCGTTCTACTTTTGTTTTGTCGTGGGTATTTAGTATATCGCTAACGTTTGTTGCTCGTTTTGCCTTTGATAGCACTGTAGAATACGTACGCAAGCAAGGAGCGGTTTGTTATCGTACCTTTATCATTTCGCGCCCAGAAGATCGAGAGAAAGCGAATCGATTGCTTGCGCGAGAAAATTGCTACAAAGTTTTAGGCTGGGCTGATGTGAGTGCTTTGGTAGCAGATAAAGATCGCCTCGACGCGACGATCGAGCAAATATGCAGTTTAGGCGTATCCGAAGTCTTTGTTTGTTCGTGGGCATCGATTAAAAGTCGGATGTTTCTTTACTGGAAACTAAGGAATGCTGGAATTACGCTACATATTTTGCCAATTGATGTTGATTTAGAAGGAATTCAAAGAAATCTAGAACTCAAGATGGTAGGTGGATTACCAGCACTCAAGCTGTCTCCTCCATTAATTACTGGTAGTGACTTTTTGATGAAGCGTTGCTTTGATTTTATCTGTGCCACAAGCTTTGTTTTACTCGCTTCACCGCTGTATCTCTTAATTGCGTTACTGATTAAAATTGACTCTCCAGGTCCTATCTTCTACAAGCAAACTCGCATTGGCTTGCATGGTAAGCCATTTAAGGTATGGAAGTTCCGGACGATGGTTGTCAATGCAGAGAAATTGCAAAAAGAACTCGAAGCCAAAAACGTCAATAAAGACGGAATTCTCTTCAAGATTAAGGACGATCCTCGAATTACGCGTGTGGGTAAGTTTCTCCGCCGTTACAGCTTAGATGAGTTACCGCAACTGTTTAATGTGATGTTTGGCGAGATGAGTTTGGTAGGTCCGCGTCCGTTACCAGTGAGAGACGTCGAAAAGTTTTCGGAACATCATTTTATTCGCCAGGAAGTTTTACCAGGAATTTCAGGATTGTGGCAAGTTTCTGGTAGATCAGATATTACGGATTTTGAACAGGTAATCCGCCTCGACGTCACTTACATGGAAAATTGGTCATTATGGTTAGACATGCAAATCTTGCTGCAAACCGTCATGGTGATTGTGGGTAAAAAAGGCGCCTACTAA
- a CDS encoding ATP-binding protein, which translates to MPSEPKVNILMVDDHPENLLALEAILEGLGQNLVKAHSGMEALRCLLNQDFAVILLDVQMPDMDGFETATLIRQRARSQLTPIIFLTAFSTSDTLQMRGYSLGAVDYLFKPIQPEILTSKVSVFVELYQKTAQIERQAAELKKSEERFRRLSANSPVGIFLIDPAGKCTYMNSRCQAICGCTLEQISENWWQIIHLEERDRIFSEWSACFQRGQEYSNEFRIQTQQDIVRWVHLRSSPMLDDKGDVIGYVGTLEDISDRKQAEEERSKLIYEQAARAEAEAANRMKDEFLAVLSHELRTPLNSILGWARLLRTRKFDEKTIAKALETIERNAKSQAQLIEDILDISRIIQGKLRLHLCPVHLIPIVEAAVNAVRPAAEAKAIQLETYFDTTGNLVCADPERLQQVIWNLLTNAIKFTPERGIVAVRVEAVDAAHMQIHVQDTGIGISPDFLPYVFDTFRQGDSTTTRSHGGLGLGLGIVRHLVELHHGTVAVYSAGEGQGTTFTVTLPVLEKIPGTALETLPSLS; encoded by the coding sequence ATGCCATCAGAACCGAAAGTCAACATTCTTATGGTAGATGACCATCCAGAGAATCTCTTGGCGCTGGAGGCTATTTTAGAAGGATTGGGGCAAAACCTTGTCAAAGCACATTCGGGGATGGAAGCGCTGCGTTGCTTATTAAATCAAGATTTTGCTGTCATTTTGCTCGACGTGCAAATGCCTGATATGGATGGCTTTGAAACCGCTACACTCATCCGTCAACGGGCGCGATCGCAACTAACACCCATTATTTTCCTGACAGCTTTTAGCACGAGCGATACGCTACAAATGCGGGGTTATTCGCTAGGGGCAGTAGATTATTTATTTAAACCGATTCAACCAGAAATCTTAACTTCCAAAGTTTCTGTTTTTGTCGAACTTTACCAGAAAACCGCGCAAATTGAAAGACAAGCTGCCGAACTTAAAAAAAGTGAAGAACGCTTTCGGCGCTTAAGTGCAAATTCTCCGGTAGGCATTTTTTTAATTGATCCCGCCGGAAAATGTACGTATATGAACTCGCGGTGTCAAGCGATTTGTGGGTGTACCCTAGAGCAAATTAGCGAAAATTGGTGGCAAATCATTCATCTTGAAGAACGCGATCGCATCTTTAGTGAATGGTCGGCGTGTTTTCAGCGCGGACAAGAATACTCAAACGAGTTTCGCATTCAAACACAACAAGATATCGTACGCTGGGTACATTTGCGCTCGTCACCGATGCTTGATGACAAAGGCGATGTGATTGGTTATGTTGGAACTTTAGAAGACATCAGCGATCGCAAGCAAGCAGAAGAAGAACGCAGTAAACTGATTTACGAGCAAGCTGCACGCGCCGAAGCTGAAGCCGCAAACCGCATGAAGGATGAGTTTCTCGCAGTTCTATCGCACGAACTACGTACCCCTTTAAACTCGATTCTTGGTTGGGCGAGACTTTTACGCACGCGCAAGTTTGACGAAAAAACAATTGCCAAAGCCTTAGAAACAATCGAACGCAACGCCAAATCGCAAGCCCAACTCATCGAAGATATCTTGGATATTTCGCGGATTATTCAAGGTAAACTGCGGTTGCATCTTTGTCCAGTGCATTTAATACCAATTGTTGAGGCTGCAGTCAACGCGGTACGCCCAGCTGCTGAGGCGAAAGCAATTCAACTTGAAACGTATTTCGACACCACTGGCAATCTTGTCTGTGCCGATCCTGAACGTTTACAACAAGTTATCTGGAATTTACTCACGAATGCAATTAAGTTTACACCCGAACGCGGTATCGTTGCGGTACGTGTAGAAGCGGTTGACGCCGCGCATATGCAGATTCACGTACAAGATACTGGTATTGGCATTAGCCCTGATTTTCTTCCCTATGTCTTTGACACTTTTCGCCAAGGCGATAGCACCACAACGCGCAGTCACGGCGGGCTTGGTTTAGGATTGGGCATTGTCCGTCATTTAGTAGAACTACATCACGGCACAGTTGCAGTTTATAGCGCTGGTGAAGGGCAAGGGACAACTTTTACGGTAACGCTACCTGTATTAGAAAAAATTCCGGGGACGGCATTAGAAACTTTACCCTCACTTTCTTAA
- a CDS encoding protein-glutamate O-methyltransferase CheR gives MNELEDIEIQLLLEGIFQYYGFDFRRYAPVAIKRRIQNILYLEKLANVSALQEKVLHDRAFFEQFLGYMTVNVTAMFRDPSFYLSFRQKVVPLLKTYPFIRIWCAGCSTGEEVYSLAILLHEENLYHRCRIYATDMNETVLRTAKAGIFPLRLMQEYTQYYFQAGGQQSFSEYYTAAYDQAIFRAFLKENIVFSQHNLVCDRSFNEFNAILCRNVLIYFNQSLQQQVHKLFYESLCLFGVLGLGKQETLPLSQRERYYKQIAGRERLYQKIS, from the coding sequence ATGAACGAACTTGAAGATATTGAAATTCAGCTATTGCTAGAAGGTATATTTCAATACTACGGTTTTGACTTTCGCCGTTACGCTCCTGTTGCGATCAAGCGCCGCATTCAGAATATTTTATATTTAGAAAAGTTAGCCAATGTCTCAGCGCTGCAAGAAAAAGTTTTGCACGATCGCGCTTTTTTCGAGCAATTTCTTGGCTACATGACAGTCAATGTTACTGCAATGTTCAGAGACCCTAGCTTTTATCTCAGCTTCAGACAAAAGGTCGTACCTCTACTCAAAACTTATCCGTTTATACGCATTTGGTGCGCGGGGTGTTCCACTGGTGAAGAGGTATATTCACTAGCAATTTTGCTGCATGAAGAAAACTTATATCATCGTTGTCGCATTTATGCAACAGACATGAATGAGACAGTATTAAGAACTGCCAAAGCCGGAATTTTTCCGCTGCGACTGATGCAAGAATATACTCAGTATTATTTTCAAGCAGGAGGTCAACAATCATTTTCTGAGTATTACACCGCAGCCTACGACCAGGCGATTTTCCGTGCCTTTCTCAAAGAAAACATTGTCTTTTCGCAACATAATCTGGTGTGCGATCGCTCGTTCAATGAATTTAATGCAATTTTGTGCCGCAATGTCCTTATTTACTTTAATCAATCGCTACAGCAGCAAGTTCACAAGCTTTTTTATGAAAGTTTGTGCTTATTTGGCGTTTTAGGCTTAGGAAAGCAAGAAACACTCCCTTTGAGTCAGCGAGAAAGATACTATAAACAAATAGCAGGACGCGAACGCCTTTACCAAAAAATCAGTTAG
- a CDS encoding response regulator, which produces MLNNFKIGTKIGASFALALIMLSTIGIVSYRNTVQLIDTARRENHSYRVITELEDLSSRIKDAETGQRGYILTGDTRYLEPYNAAMAVIDQNLNALRQLTSDNPSQQSRIAVLEPLVNRRIALIQQTLTLQKTQGFEAARQVILTGEGKDLMDRIRAILADMEVEERELLQQRSQLATAATQQTIYTILFGVPLAFGTLILIAYFLSKNISQPLAEVSTVATKLAAGDLFVSVPEQNRQDEVGVLTRTFNQMIASLRTTTIKNNEQAWLKSNLAKFALMLQGQRNTKKVAESVLAELVPLVNAQQGVFYVMDTHDEKPVLRLLSSYAHQEQIPQKFQLGEGLIGQCALTQQKIITEVPSHYLRIRSGLGEATPQTIIVLPIVFNSQVSAVIELASLQRFSELQVTFLEQASDNLAIVLNTIASDARTQQLLQQAQALTTELQAQQEELRNSNYRLEQQQEELQQTNEELQQLNAELEEKAELLAARNQEVEQKNQEVDRARQSLEEKAAELERISQYKSQFLANMSHELRTPLNSLLILAKLLADNTAGNLTEKQVEYSRTIYASGKDLLGLINDILDLAKIESGTMSVDVNPLTLTDLRVNIERTFQQVAQDKGLEFSVEVDRDRLPDVIYTDGKRLQQVLKNLLANAFKFTEQGKVSFKIDIATEGWNPEQESLNRADAVLAFAVEDTGIGIAPDKHELIFAAFQQADGTTNRKYGGTGLGLSISREIARLLGGDIQLVSRLGEGSTFTLYLPLNDPEIRSQRSEVREKQKNEQERKIPRAFLQDDRNEIQQGDRALLIVEDDLNFARVLLDMAQQHGFKVLLAQNANDGLLLAQQYQPNGIMVDINLPALDSSALLERLQQHPKTQRIPVHTIAGREHFTYSLSPGAIAYLQKPVNSEALAKVLADIKEIAAHQVKNLLIIEDNAAQRQNIAELMENKDVEVMAVGTGAEALVALQQQRFDCLILDLGLPDMSGFELIQAIKQQDNSEIPIIVYTGIELTRQEETELKRIAQAIVIKDQPQGSDLQLGVSLERLLDETALFLHRVQATLPAPKPHEPPTQRDSLLTGKRVLIVDDDVRNIFALTSVLERYQMQVLFAENGKEAIALLEQTPNIDIVLMDVMMPEMNGYEAMQAIRAKQQFQSLPIIALTAKAMIGDREKCIAAGASDYITKPVDIEQLLSLMRVWLYQRTN; this is translated from the coding sequence ATGTTGAATAACTTTAAAATAGGGACAAAAATTGGGGCGAGTTTTGCTTTGGCATTAATAATGCTAAGCACAATTGGCATAGTTTCTTATCGCAATACAGTACAGCTGATCGATACGGCACGTAGAGAAAATCATAGCTACCGAGTTATTACAGAGTTAGAAGATCTCAGTTCAAGAATTAAAGATGCCGAAACTGGACAAAGAGGCTATATTCTGACAGGCGATACACGCTACCTTGAGCCTTATAATGCAGCAATGGCAGTGATAGACCAAAACCTTAACGCTCTGCGTCAACTCACATCAGATAATCCCAGCCAACAAAGTAGAATTGCTGTTTTGGAACCGTTAGTTAATCGCAGAATAGCACTGATTCAACAAACACTAACCCTACAAAAAACGCAAGGTTTTGAAGCAGCACGGCAAGTTATCCTGACTGGTGAAGGCAAAGATTTGATGGATCGCATTCGCGCGATCTTAGCCGATATGGAGGTAGAAGAACGCGAATTATTACAGCAGCGATCGCAACTAGCCACAGCCGCAACGCAACAAACAATTTACACTATCCTTTTTGGTGTTCCCCTCGCTTTTGGCACGTTAATTTTAATCGCTTATTTTCTGAGCAAAAATATCTCACAACCTCTCGCCGAAGTTTCTACAGTGGCGACAAAACTAGCCGCAGGAGATTTATTTGTTAGTGTTCCTGAACAAAATCGCCAAGATGAAGTTGGCGTCTTAACTCGGACATTTAATCAGATGATTGCGAGTTTACGCACAACAACGATAAAAAATAATGAGCAAGCATGGCTGAAGTCGAACTTAGCAAAGTTTGCGCTCATGCTTCAAGGTCAAAGAAATACCAAGAAAGTTGCTGAATCTGTTTTAGCTGAATTGGTTCCATTAGTAAATGCCCAACAAGGTGTTTTCTACGTGATGGATACTCACGATGAAAAACCAGTTCTGCGACTTTTAAGCAGCTATGCACATCAAGAACAGATACCACAAAAATTTCAATTAGGCGAAGGTTTAATCGGACAATGTGCCTTAACACAGCAAAAAATCATAACTGAAGTACCAAGTCACTATCTGCGAATTCGTTCAGGTTTAGGTGAAGCAACACCGCAAACGATTATTGTTTTACCGATAGTATTCAATTCCCAAGTTAGCGCCGTTATTGAACTTGCATCATTACAACGCTTTAGCGAACTGCAAGTGACATTTTTAGAGCAAGCAAGTGATAACTTAGCGATTGTTCTCAATACGATCGCTTCTGACGCGCGCACGCAGCAACTACTACAGCAAGCACAGGCTTTAACGACTGAACTGCAAGCGCAGCAAGAAGAACTGCGAAACAGCAATTACCGCCTCGAACAACAGCAAGAAGAATTACAGCAGACAAATGAAGAACTGCAGCAACTCAACGCAGAACTTGAAGAAAAAGCCGAATTACTAGCGGCGCGAAACCAAGAAGTAGAACAAAAAAACCAAGAAGTTGACCGCGCCCGACAGTCTTTAGAGGAAAAAGCTGCCGAATTAGAGCGAATTTCGCAATATAAATCGCAGTTTCTCGCGAATATGTCCCACGAACTGAGGACACCGCTCAACAGTTTATTAATTTTAGCGAAACTACTTGCGGATAATACAGCAGGCAACTTAACCGAAAAACAAGTTGAATACAGCCGCACGATTTATGCTTCGGGAAAAGACTTACTCGGACTGATTAACGACATTCTCGATCTTGCCAAAATTGAGTCGGGAACGATGTCAGTTGATGTCAATCCGCTGACGTTAACCGACTTGCGTGTCAACATTGAGCGGACATTTCAGCAAGTGGCGCAAGACAAAGGGTTAGAGTTTAGCGTCGAGGTGGATCGCGATCGCCTACCTGACGTTATCTATACCGATGGTAAACGCTTACAACAAGTTTTAAAAAATCTGTTGGCGAATGCTTTTAAATTTACTGAACAAGGAAAAGTTAGCTTTAAGATTGATATCGCAACAGAAGGATGGAACCCCGAACAAGAATCGCTAAATCGTGCGGATGCAGTGTTAGCTTTTGCAGTAGAAGATACCGGAATTGGTATTGCACCAGATAAGCACGAATTAATTTTTGCAGCGTTTCAACAAGCCGACGGTACAACAAACCGTAAATACGGCGGTACTGGCTTAGGCTTATCAATTAGCCGCGAAATCGCCCGACTTCTTGGCGGAGATATTCAGCTTGTTAGTCGTTTGGGCGAAGGTAGTACGTTCACGCTGTATCTACCGCTTAACGATCCAGAAATCAGAAGTCAGCGATCGGAGGTTAGGGAAAAACAAAAAAATGAACAAGAGAGAAAAATTCCTCGCGCCTTCCTGCAAGACGATCGCAACGAAATTCAACAAGGCGATCGCGCGCTGTTAATCGTTGAAGACGATCTCAACTTTGCCCGCGTATTACTCGATATGGCGCAACAACACGGGTTCAAGGTTCTTTTAGCACAAAATGCCAACGATGGACTGTTACTCGCCCAGCAGTATCAACCAAATGGCATTATGGTCGATATCAACTTACCGGCTCTTGATAGTAGTGCCTTATTAGAGCGTCTCCAGCAGCATCCTAAAACGCAACGCATTCCCGTACATACAATTGCGGGACGCGAACATTTTACCTACAGTTTGTCTCCTGGAGCGATCGCTTATCTACAAAAGCCGGTTAACAGTGAAGCTTTAGCGAAAGTTCTTGCTGATATTAAAGAAATCGCCGCCCATCAAGTCAAAAATCTCCTCATCATTGAAGATAACGCCGCGCAGCGTCAAAATATTGCCGAGTTGATGGAAAACAAAGATGTTGAAGTGATGGCTGTGGGTACGGGCGCAGAAGCCTTAGTCGCACTGCAACAACAGCGTTTTGATTGCCTAATCCTCGATCTAGGGCTACCCGACATGAGCGGGTTTGAACTCATTCAAGCGATTAAACAGCAGGATAATAGCGAGATCCCTATCATTGTCTATACGGGTATCGAACTTACGCGCCAAGAAGAAACTGAACTCAAACGCATTGCCCAAGCGATTGTTATTAAGGATCAACCTCAAGGAAGCGATTTGCAACTTGGTGTTTCCCTAGAACGATTATTAGATGAAACCGCGTTATTTTTGCACCGCGTGCAAGCCACTTTACCTGCACCTAAACCTCACGAACCACCAACACAGCGCGATAGCCTGCTAACAGGAAAACGCGTTTTGATTGTTGATGACGATGTACGCAATATTTTTGCACTCACAAGCGTGTTAGAGCGCTATCAAATGCAAGTTTTATTTGCAGAAAATGGTAAAGAAGCAATTGCCCTGTTAGAACAAACCCCAAATATAGATATTGTGCTCATGGATGTGATGATGCCAGAGATGAACGGTTATGAGGCAATGCAGGCAATTCGCGCCAAACAACAGTTTCAGTCTCTACCCATCATTGCGCTGACGGCGAAAGCGATGATCGGCGATCGCGAAAAATGTATCGCTGCGGGTGCATCAGATTACATTACTAAGCCCGTAGATATTGAGCAACTGCTATCGCTGATGCGAGTTTGGTTGTATCAACGAACCAACTAG
- the ureG gene encoding urease accessory protein UreG, protein MSAFRVGVAGPVGSGKTALVDALCKAMREQYHLAVVTNDIYTQEDAQYLVRSQALSSDRILGVETGGCPHTAIREDASMNLAAIEQLEQRFGDLDLVFLESGGDNLAATFSPELVDLTIYVIDVAAGDKIPRKGGPGITKSDLLIINKIDLAPLVGADLNIMERDAKRMRGNKPFVFTNLKTHEGLATVIDFVRMNCEEC, encoded by the coding sequence ATGAGTGCGTTTCGAGTAGGTGTCGCAGGTCCTGTCGGGTCGGGGAAAACGGCGTTGGTTGATGCGTTGTGTAAAGCAATGCGCGAACAGTATCATCTAGCGGTAGTGACCAATGATATTTATACGCAGGAAGATGCCCAATATTTGGTACGTTCTCAAGCGCTGAGTAGCGATCGCATTTTAGGTGTGGAAACTGGAGGATGTCCGCACACGGCAATTCGCGAAGATGCTTCAATGAATTTAGCTGCGATTGAACAACTCGAACAGCGCTTTGGCGATCTTGATTTAGTTTTTCTCGAAAGCGGCGGTGATAATTTAGCTGCTACCTTTAGCCCCGAATTAGTTGATTTAACGATTTACGTCATCGATGTTGCTGCTGGCGATAAAATTCCGCGCAAAGGTGGTCCAGGAATTACTAAGTCAGATTTATTAATCATTAATAAAATTGATTTAGCACCTTTAGTCGGAGCCGATCTTAATATTATGGAACGCGATGCTAAGCGAATGCGAGGCAATAAACCTTTTGTTTTTACAAACTTAAAAACTCACGAGGGACTCGCAACAGTCATTGATTTCGTGCGAATGAATTGTGAGGAATGTTGA